One segment of Streptomyces sp. XD-27 DNA contains the following:
- a CDS encoding SGNH/GDSL hydrolase family protein yields the protein MQKNAHPIAPYSSFVALGDSFTEGMSDGLPDGTYRGWADLLAARLAARTPGFRYANLAVRGKLIGQIVQEQSRPAAAMGADLVTLVGGLNDVLRPKCDVARVCALLEEAVERLAPGCRTLVLMRSPGRRGPVLERFLPRMEQLFAHIDALAARHGAVVVDLFAADVLGDPRMWAEDRLHLTGEGHRRVAEAVWESLGHPPEYDWRAPLPPPVRPGWAARRGADVRFAREHLVPWIGRRLTGRSSGDGRAPKRAELLPYEG from the coding sequence ATGCAGAAGAACGCCCACCCCATCGCCCCGTACAGCAGCTTCGTCGCGCTCGGCGACTCCTTCACCGAGGGCATGTCCGACGGCCTCCCGGACGGTACGTACCGAGGCTGGGCGGACCTGCTCGCCGCGCGGCTCGCGGCCCGGACACCGGGCTTCCGCTACGCCAACCTGGCCGTGCGCGGCAAGCTCATCGGGCAGATCGTCCAGGAGCAGTCCCGTCCTGCCGCCGCCATGGGCGCCGACCTGGTGACCCTGGTCGGCGGGCTGAACGACGTACTGCGCCCCAAGTGCGACGTGGCGCGGGTGTGCGCGCTGCTGGAGGAGGCCGTGGAGCGGCTGGCCCCCGGCTGCCGCACGCTGGTGCTGATGCGCAGCCCGGGGCGGCGCGGTCCGGTGCTGGAGCGGTTCCTGCCGCGGATGGAGCAGCTGTTCGCGCACATCGACGCGCTGGCGGCGCGGCACGGCGCGGTGGTGGTGGACCTGTTCGCCGCCGACGTGCTGGGCGATCCGCGGATGTGGGCGGAGGACCGGCTGCACCTGACCGGCGAGGGGCACCGGCGGGTGGCGGAGGCGGTGTGGGAGTCCCTGGGCCATCCGCCGGAGTACGACTGGCGGGCGCCGCTGCCGCCGCCGGTACGGCCGGGGTGGGCCGCGCGGCGCGGCGCCGACGTGCGGTTCGCGCGCGAGCACCTGGTGCCGTGGATCGGCCGGCGGCTGACGGGCAGGTCCTCCGGCGACGGCCGCGCGCCGAAGCGGGCCGAACTGCTGCCGTACGAGGGCTGA
- a CDS encoding hemolysin family protein gives MTVVQLLIGLLTLVVNAFFVGAEFSMISVRRSQIEPHAERGDRRARSVLWGLEHVSALLAAAQLGITLCTLVLGIVAEPAMAHLLEPVFHAAHLPDGLIHPVAFVIALAAATYLHMLFGEMVPKNVALAEPVRTALALGPPLVGLSRALRPVIFGVNAFANSLLKLLRVEPTGEVAATFSDDELARMVADSSKAGLLDDRATERLRDALELGRRPVRDVVLPVEQVVSAPLGVTPEELERLSAESGFSRFPVVDDGGRIMGYLHVKDALDVRPRDVPFRLGQMRPIARVRAATPLDDVLTAMRGSRTHLAAVIDEDGRPAGLVTMEDLLRKLVA, from the coding sequence ATGACCGTCGTACAGCTGCTGATCGGCCTGCTGACGCTGGTCGTCAACGCCTTCTTCGTGGGCGCGGAGTTCTCGATGATCTCGGTGCGCCGCAGCCAGATCGAACCGCACGCGGAGCGCGGCGACCGGCGGGCGCGCAGCGTCCTGTGGGGCCTGGAGCACGTCTCGGCGCTGCTGGCCGCCGCCCAGCTCGGCATCACGCTGTGCACGCTGGTGCTCGGTATCGTCGCCGAGCCCGCCATGGCGCACCTGCTGGAGCCGGTCTTCCACGCGGCGCACCTGCCGGACGGGCTGATCCACCCGGTCGCGTTCGTGATCGCGCTGGCCGCGGCGACGTATCTGCACATGCTCTTCGGCGAGATGGTGCCCAAGAACGTCGCACTGGCGGAGCCGGTGCGCACGGCGCTGGCGCTCGGGCCGCCGCTGGTGGGCCTGTCCCGCGCGCTGCGGCCGGTGATCTTCGGCGTGAACGCGTTCGCGAACAGCCTGCTGAAGCTGCTGCGGGTGGAGCCCACGGGCGAGGTCGCGGCGACCTTCTCCGACGACGAGCTCGCCCGGATGGTCGCGGATTCCAGCAAGGCGGGGCTGCTGGACGACCGCGCGACGGAGCGGCTGCGGGACGCCCTTGAGCTGGGGCGGCGGCCGGTGCGGGACGTGGTGCTGCCGGTGGAGCAGGTGGTCTCCGCGCCGCTCGGGGTGACGCCCGAGGAGTTGGAGCGGCTGTCGGCCGAGTCCGGCTTCTCGCGGTTCCCGGTGGTCGACGACGGCGGCCGGATCATGGGCTATCTGCATGTGAAGGACGCGCTCGACGTACGGCCGCGCGACGTGCCCTTCCGGCTCGGCCAGATGCGGCCGATCGCCCGGGTACGGGCCGCGACGCCGCTGGACGACGTGCTCACGGCGATGCGCGGGAGCCGTACGCACCTGGCGGCGGTGATCGACGAGGACGGCCGTCCGGCGGGGCTGGTGACCATGGAGGACCTGCTGCGGAAGCTGGTGGCCTGA
- a CDS encoding hemolysin family protein has protein sequence MTEVILLLVALLLTLACAVFVAAEFSLTTVERSELEAAAARGDRGAQSALKAVRGLTFQLSGAQLGITVTGLIIGMISEPSIAVLLTGPVEALGLSRSAASGTALVLGTALSTVVLMVVGELVPKNWAISRPLPVARRVAGAQRGFSAAFRPLIRHLNNTANRSVRRMGLEPTEELASARGPQELVALARHSAKEGSLEADTAELFVRTLNLSELTAENVMTPRVQVIALEAQATAEDVANATRATGLSRFPVYRGSLDSVVGTAHIKDVLAVPAERRLRHPVTAMMREPLLVPASLTVDRLLDRLSAKRSMAVVIDEYGGTAGVVTLEDIVEEVVGEVRDEHDPHETPDLAPAGTDEDGCRLYDADGAARTDQLRAIGLRVPEGPYETLAGLVATSLGRIPAVGDTVELAGWHIEVLDASGRRAARARLRAPHPGAGDEARDGEAGR, from the coding sequence ATGACCGAAGTGATCCTCCTGCTGGTCGCCCTGCTGCTGACGCTCGCCTGCGCGGTGTTCGTCGCGGCGGAGTTCTCCCTGACCACGGTCGAGCGCAGCGAGCTGGAGGCCGCCGCCGCCCGCGGCGACCGCGGCGCCCAGAGCGCCCTGAAGGCCGTACGCGGGCTCACCTTCCAGCTGTCCGGCGCCCAGCTCGGCATCACCGTCACCGGCCTGATCATCGGCATGATCTCCGAGCCGTCCATCGCCGTGCTGCTCACCGGCCCGGTCGAGGCCCTGGGGCTGTCCCGGTCGGCGGCTTCCGGCACCGCCCTGGTGCTGGGCACCGCGCTGTCCACCGTCGTCCTGATGGTCGTCGGCGAGCTGGTGCCGAAGAACTGGGCGATCTCCCGGCCGCTGCCGGTCGCCAGGCGGGTGGCGGGCGCGCAGCGCGGGTTCAGCGCGGCGTTCCGTCCGCTGATCCGCCACCTCAACAACACGGCGAACCGCTCCGTCCGCCGGATGGGCCTGGAGCCGACCGAGGAGCTGGCCTCCGCCCGCGGCCCGCAGGAGCTGGTCGCGCTCGCCCGGCACTCGGCCAAGGAGGGCTCGCTGGAGGCGGACACCGCCGAGCTGTTCGTCCGCACGCTCAACCTGTCCGAGCTGACCGCGGAGAACGTGATGACCCCGCGCGTCCAGGTCATCGCATTGGAGGCGCAGGCCACCGCCGAGGACGTCGCCAACGCCACCCGCGCCACCGGCCTGTCCCGCTTCCCGGTCTACCGGGGCAGCCTGGACAGCGTCGTGGGGACCGCACACATCAAGGACGTGCTGGCGGTGCCCGCCGAGCGGCGGCTCCGCCACCCGGTCACCGCGATGATGCGCGAGCCGCTGCTCGTGCCGGCGTCGCTGACGGTGGACCGGCTGCTGGACCGGCTGTCGGCCAAGCGCAGCATGGCCGTCGTGATCGACGAGTACGGCGGCACGGCGGGTGTGGTGACCTTGGAGGACATCGTCGAGGAGGTCGTCGGCGAGGTGCGGGACGAGCACGATCCGCATGAGACGCCGGACCTGGCGCCGGCCGGCACGGACGAGGACGGGTGCCGGCTGTACGACGCGGACGGCGCGGCCCGCACCGACCAGTTGCGGGCCATCGGGCTGCGGGTCCCGGAGGGCCCGTACGAGACGCTGGCCGGGCTGGTCGCGACCTCGCTCGGCCGGATCCCGGCCGTCGGGGACACCGTGGAGCTGGCCGGCTGGCACATCGAGGTGCTGGACGCCTCGGGGCGCCGCGCGGCCCGGGCCCGGCTGCGGGCGCCGCACCCCGGCGCGGGGGACGAGGCGCGGGACGGGGAGGCCGGCCGATGA
- a CDS encoding FtsX family ABC transporter permease, protein MLRATLRSFLAHKGRLLLSALAVVLSVAFVVGSLIFSDTVNRTFDELFRSSASDVTVSPKSAFAENSRYGAGRTPTLPASLAERLSGVPGVAAARVDATVENVTVINARDKEVRTTANAPTLATDWNPGKETPVRLTSGHAPRRAGQAVIDADTADRAHVEIGDTLRIIAAPGTFPVKVTGIAAFTTTNPGATLIYVDTPTAQRRLLGDPDAASSIKVDAAPGVADETLKRRVAAALDGGKDGGADRYELRTRAEQAESDAATFGEFLDVIKYVMLGFAGVAVLVGVFLIVNTFSMLIAQRTRELGLLRALGADRRQVRRSVLAEALLLGVSGSTVGLAAGVGLAIALIELLGLLGMNLDAADLAFRPATPVAAYVVGLGVTLVAAYLPSRRAARVSPMAALADTEVAGVGRPLRIRAIAGVAAAAAGAAALGASATRDGTESAAALLGLGVLLTLIAMVIAGPLLVRPLVRVLGGAFPRLFGPVGRLSQRNALRNPRRTGATAAALMVGLALVAGLSVAGASITTSFDKEIDKRLGADFVLQTNSFGPFPRAVAERVSEVDGLGVLVRQRYVPMRVKLPDGESVRTNGGAFGQRFDEVINLDYRAGGTAAALAPGRIGMEAKFAHDHGVRLGSPVTVTFSTGRTARLTVGALAKSESGGGFGSQGGLMMGLGTAERYLPGGQDSALYVNAAPGTDPRDLRRSLERELSSYPQVKVRDQADYKELVRDQIAVLLYLVYALLGLAIIIAVLGVVNTLTLSVVERTREIGLLRAIGLSRLQTRRMVRLESVVISVFGAVLGLGLGLVWGVTMHHVLALEGMKELAVPWPTMVVVLIGSVVVGLVAALLPALRASRMNMLAAIAHE, encoded by the coding sequence ATGCTCCGGGCGACGCTGCGCAGTTTCCTCGCGCACAAGGGGCGGTTGCTGCTCTCCGCGCTCGCGGTCGTGCTGTCGGTCGCGTTCGTCGTCGGCAGCCTCATCTTCTCCGACACCGTCAACCGCACGTTCGACGAGCTGTTCCGGTCGTCGGCCTCCGATGTCACGGTGTCGCCGAAGTCCGCGTTCGCCGAGAACAGCCGCTACGGCGCGGGCCGGACGCCGACGCTGCCGGCCTCGCTCGCGGAGCGGCTCTCCGGCGTCCCCGGTGTGGCGGCGGCGCGGGTGGACGCCACCGTGGAGAACGTCACCGTCATCAACGCGCGCGACAAGGAGGTCAGGACCACCGCCAACGCCCCGACGCTGGCCACCGACTGGAACCCCGGCAAGGAGACGCCGGTGCGGCTGACCAGCGGGCACGCACCGCGCCGGGCCGGGCAGGCGGTCATCGACGCGGACACCGCGGACCGCGCGCACGTGGAGATCGGCGACACGCTGCGGATCATCGCCGCCCCCGGCACCTTCCCGGTGAAGGTCACCGGCATCGCCGCGTTCACCACCACCAACCCCGGTGCCACGCTGATCTACGTGGACACCCCGACCGCCCAGCGGCGGCTGCTGGGTGATCCGGACGCGGCGTCCTCCATCAAGGTCGACGCGGCCCCGGGCGTTGCGGACGAGACGCTCAAGCGCCGGGTCGCCGCCGCGCTCGACGGCGGGAAGGACGGGGGTGCGGACCGCTACGAGCTGCGGACCCGGGCGGAGCAGGCGGAGTCGGACGCCGCCACGTTCGGCGAGTTCCTGGACGTCATCAAGTACGTGATGCTGGGCTTCGCGGGTGTCGCGGTGCTCGTCGGGGTGTTCCTGATCGTCAACACGTTCTCGATGCTGATCGCCCAGCGCACGCGCGAACTGGGGCTGCTGCGGGCGCTCGGCGCCGACCGCCGCCAGGTGCGCCGCTCGGTGCTCGCCGAGGCGCTGCTGCTCGGTGTGTCCGGCTCCACCGTGGGGCTCGCGGCCGGGGTGGGGCTGGCGATCGCCCTGATCGAGCTGCTGGGGCTGCTCGGGATGAACCTCGACGCGGCGGACCTGGCGTTCCGTCCGGCGACGCCCGTGGCCGCGTACGTCGTGGGCCTGGGGGTCACGCTCGTCGCCGCCTATCTGCCGTCCCGCCGCGCGGCCCGGGTCTCCCCGATGGCGGCGCTCGCCGACACCGAGGTGGCGGGGGTCGGCCGTCCCCTGCGGATCCGCGCCATCGCGGGAGTGGCGGCCGCAGCCGCGGGCGCGGCCGCCCTGGGCGCCTCCGCGACCCGTGACGGCACCGAGTCCGCGGCCGCCCTGCTGGGGCTCGGCGTGCTGCTGACCCTGATCGCGATGGTGATCGCGGGGCCGCTGCTGGTGCGGCCGCTGGTACGGGTGCTGGGCGGCGCCTTCCCGAGGCTGTTCGGGCCGGTGGGGCGGCTGAGCCAGCGCAACGCGCTGCGCAACCCGCGCCGCACCGGGGCCACGGCCGCGGCGCTGATGGTGGGGCTGGCGCTGGTCGCCGGGCTGTCGGTGGCCGGGGCGTCGATCACCACATCGTTCGACAAGGAGATCGACAAGCGGCTGGGCGCCGACTTCGTGCTCCAGACCAACTCCTTCGGGCCGTTCCCCCGGGCGGTCGCCGAGCGCGTGAGCGAGGTGGACGGGCTCGGGGTGCTCGTACGGCAGCGCTATGTGCCGATGCGGGTGAAGCTGCCGGACGGGGAGTCGGTCCGCACCAATGGCGGGGCCTTCGGGCAGCGGTTCGACGAGGTCATCAATCTCGACTACCGGGCGGGTGGCACCGCGGCGGCGCTGGCGCCGGGGCGGATCGGCATGGAGGCGAAGTTCGCGCACGACCACGGCGTCAGGTTGGGCAGCCCGGTCACGGTGACGTTCTCCACGGGGCGCACGGCCCGGCTGACGGTCGGCGCGCTGGCCAAGTCGGAGTCCGGCGGCGGGTTCGGTTCCCAGGGCGGCCTGATGATGGGGCTCGGCACGGCGGAGCGGTACCTGCCGGGCGGCCAGGACTCGGCGCTGTACGTGAACGCCGCTCCCGGCACCGACCCGCGGGACCTGCGCCGCTCCCTGGAGCGGGAGCTGTCGTCGTATCCCCAGGTGAAGGTCCGCGACCAGGCCGACTACAAGGAGCTGGTGCGCGATCAGATCGCCGTGCTGCTCTATCTGGTCTACGCGCTGCTCGGGCTGGCGATCATCATCGCGGTGCTCGGGGTCGTCAACACCCTCACGCTCTCGGTGGTGGAGCGCACCCGCGAGATCGGGCTGCTGCGGGCGATCGGCCTGTCACGGCTCCAGACGCGGCGGATGGTCCGGCTGGAGTCGGTGGTGATCTCGGTCTTCGGAGCGGTGCTGGGACTGGGGCTGGGGCTGGTGTGGGGGGTGACGATGCACCATGTGCTGGCGCTGGAGGGGATGAAGGAACTGGCCGTGCCGTGGCCGACGATGGTGGTCGTGCTGATCGGGTCGGTGGTGGTGGGGCTGGTCGCGGCGCTGCTGCCCGCGCTGCGGGCGTCCCGGATGAACATGCTGGCCGCCATCGCGCACGAGTGA